The genome window TTCTGGACCGGGACGGGACCATTAACGAAGACCCAGGGTATCTCACCCATCCCTCCGAGCTCCGCCTTCTTCCAGGTGTCGGGGAGGCGCTCCGACTGCTTCAAGAGCAGGGCTTCCGTCTGGTGATAGTGAGCAATCAGTCGGGAGTTGCCCGGGGGTTTTTGACAGAATCGATGTTAGAGGAGATTCAAAGAAGTCTTGATACCCTTCTCAAAGGTGAGGGGGTAACGCTGAGTGGAACATATTACTGCCCCCATCACCCAGAGGGTGCTCCCCCCTACCGGCAGGCATGCGAATGCCGAAAGCCAAAAGGGGGG of Candidatus Methylomirabilota bacterium contains these proteins:
- a CDS encoding HAD family hydrolase; the encoded protein is MKGSPAIFLDRDGTINEDPGYLTHPSELRLLPGVGEALRLLQEQGFRLVIVSNQSGVARGFLTESMLEEIQRSLDTLLKGEGVTLSGTYYCPHHPEGAPPYRQACECRKPKGGLVERAAREHGLDLNRSYVVGDQHIDFELAREMGMPAILVLTGKGRLSLASGEIEPDYIAPDLTAAARWILQRHSTVG